In Acidobacteriota bacterium, one DNA window encodes the following:
- a CDS encoding 2-oxoglutarate oxidoreductase codes for MYGLKDDWELEPRARRFVLEDYQGATPRWCPGCGDHAILNALQRLARDEQLPPEKTVVVSGIGCSSRLPHYMKTYGFHGLHGRPLPVACGVRSRRPDLNIFVITGDGDCCAIGTAHWIHAIRYNMKMTVMMFDNNIYGLTKMQSSPTTPKKHFSFTHPGGAPLSPINPLAVTLGVRNLSFLAQTIDWNPPHLYATLRAAHKHEGLAFVRILQRCPHFMPEIWTRLQEDPQLVMLLEHPEGIQLEDAAKRLFKRRREHDPHDLAAAHEIVNDESVVPIGLIYKNENAERYDAFSSRGIEMTTEEKLAAAQQAIDRFLI; via the coding sequence ATGTACGGACTCAAGGATGACTGGGAACTCGAACCGCGCGCCCGCCGGTTCGTCCTCGAGGACTACCAGGGAGCCACGCCGCGCTGGTGCCCGGGATGCGGCGACCACGCGATCCTGAACGCCCTGCAGCGGTTGGCCCGCGATGAGCAGCTCCCGCCGGAGAAGACGGTCGTCGTGTCCGGGATCGGGTGCTCCTCGCGACTGCCGCATTACATGAAGACGTATGGCTTCCACGGGCTGCACGGGCGGCCCCTCCCGGTCGCGTGCGGGGTGAGGTCGCGGCGTCCCGATCTCAACATCTTCGTGATCACCGGCGATGGCGACTGCTGCGCGATCGGCACGGCGCACTGGATCCACGCCATCCGCTACAACATGAAGATGACCGTGATGATGTTCGACAACAACATCTACGGTCTCACGAAGATGCAGTCCTCGCCGACGACCCCGAAGAAGCACTTCTCCTTCACCCATCCCGGGGGCGCGCCGCTCAGCCCGATCAATCCGCTCGCGGTCACGCTCGGAGTGCGGAACCTCTCCTTCCTCGCGCAGACGATCGACTGGAACCCGCCGCATCTGTACGCCACTCTCCGCGCGGCCCACAAGCACGAGGGGCTTGCCTTCGTGCGGATCCTCCAGCGGTGCCCGCATTTCATGCCGGAGATCTGGACGAGGCTGCAGGAGGATCCGCAGCTGGTGATGCTGCTGGAGCATCCGGAAGGTATCCAGCTCGAGGATGCCGCCAAGAGGCTGTTCAAGCGGCGGCGCGAGCACGATCCCCACGACCTGGCCGCCGCTCACGAGATCGTCAACGACGAGAGCGTCGTTCCCATCGGCCTGATCTACAAGAACGAGAACGCCGAGCGGTACGACGCCTTCTCGAGCCGCGGGATCGAGATGACGACCGAGGAAAAGCTTGCCGCGGCGCAGCAGGCGATCGACCGATTCCTCATCTGA
- a CDS encoding RnfABCDGE type electron transport complex subunit B gives MLGIAGFFGVVLALADRWLRVEEDPRIEEVERRLPNSNCGACGRPGCRAFAEALVGGEAQPAECTVSAPEAVEAIAAFLGVSVGRREKRVARLHCAGGRLEVRKLADYHGIPSCRAAFVVNGGGRACPWGCLGFGDCERACSFGAIHMNDDELPVVDPDRCTACNDCVVACPLDLFTLEPITNRVIVQCSAPLTGAAARMACGVACDGCGRCAADAPEGAIEMRGGLPVIVDPKRLDESVTFRCPTGAIRWVEGRQFDEEAPPLEAAGGRRG, from the coding sequence ATGCTGGGGATCGCCGGGTTCTTCGGCGTGGTGCTGGCCCTGGCCGATCGCTGGCTGAGGGTCGAGGAGGACCCGCGGATCGAGGAGGTCGAGCGCCGGTTGCCGAACAGCAACTGCGGCGCGTGCGGCCGTCCCGGCTGCCGCGCCTTCGCCGAGGCGCTCGTGGGCGGGGAGGCCCAGCCCGCCGAGTGCACCGTCAGCGCGCCGGAAGCGGTCGAGGCGATCGCCGCTTTCCTGGGCGTTTCGGTGGGCCGCCGCGAAAAGCGCGTCGCACGGCTGCATTGCGCCGGCGGGCGCCTCGAGGTGAGGAAGCTCGCCGACTACCACGGGATCCCCTCCTGCAGGGCCGCCTTCGTCGTCAACGGCGGCGGCCGCGCCTGCCCGTGGGGATGCCTCGGCTTCGGTGACTGCGAGCGCGCGTGCAGCTTCGGGGCCATCCACATGAACGACGACGAGCTACCGGTCGTCGATCCCGACCGATGCACCGCGTGCAACGACTGCGTGGTGGCCTGCCCGTTGGACCTGTTCACGCTGGAGCCGATCACCAACCGCGTCATCGTCCAGTGCAGTGCGCCGCTCACCGGCGCCGCCGCGCGGATGGCCTGCGGCGTGGCCTGCGACGGGTGCGGCCGCTGCGCTGCCGATGCACCGGAGGGCGCGATCGAGATGCGCGGAGGTCTGCCCGTGATCGTCGACCCGAAGCGGCTGGACGAATCGGTGACCTTCCGCTGCCCGACGGGCGCCATCCGCTGGGTCGAAGGGCGTCAGTTCGACGAGGAGGCGCCGCCCCTCGAGGCGGCGGGAGGGCGCCGTGGCTGA
- a CDS encoding 2-oxoacid:acceptor oxidoreductase subunit alpha: protein MTSSHAASSQPSSSPEPRVERVSEHIVEIVSDSGEGAQTAGQMFGTVSARMGNGVWTVEIIPAEIEPPFRSRAGASGNRIRISSGAATNMGDEADVVVALNEQVLYSRIDVGALRRGTIIFLESKWGEIDDEKIRREYREALEDFEKRGYRVFEVPMERECLKIVRDPRRGKNMWVLGMLCALYGRNVEFVHEEIRKKFARKGEQVIESNRKLVDAGYAWAQQNIPFRFEVPAQPAEKPRVVMNGNQAVALGIMASGIEVVSMYPITPATSVSHYLAASFDKAGGFLHQAEDEISAIGFAIGASYAGKVAATVTSGPGLALKTEFIGLAVMAEIPLVIVVVQRGGPSTGLPTRVEQGELLASLFGSPGDVPKVVIAPSSIEECFHFIITARTLAEKFRTPVIVLTDANLATGQQPFTRPEVRPEWLAPPLDMAPWDRNVAPYDWDRETGLSRRPIPGQRGGEYVLTGLAHDRWSHVAYESAINQEAMSMRSRKLAALQRTLKPPKVYGDPEGDLLVVGWGSTRGAIEEAVDRVRADGGRVSSLTLRFLSPLEPGLAEIFRRFKQVMTVEINYSDDGDDPAVTRESRRFSQLAWLLRAKTLVDVDCWSRVPGTPLPPGRIEKEIRRRLDGEKAVRHEEAKNVRTQG, encoded by the coding sequence ATGACCAGTTCCCATGCAGCTTCCTCGCAGCCGTCCTCCTCTCCCGAGCCGCGCGTGGAGCGCGTCAGCGAGCACATCGTGGAGATCGTCTCCGACTCGGGAGAGGGTGCCCAGACCGCCGGCCAGATGTTCGGCACCGTCAGCGCCCGCATGGGAAACGGCGTGTGGACGGTGGAGATCATCCCCGCGGAGATCGAACCGCCCTTCCGATCCCGCGCCGGCGCCAGCGGTAACCGGATCCGCATCTCGTCCGGCGCCGCCACCAACATGGGCGACGAAGCCGACGTGGTGGTGGCGCTCAACGAACAGGTGCTCTACAGCCGGATCGACGTCGGAGCGCTTCGGCGCGGGACGATCATCTTCCTCGAGAGCAAGTGGGGGGAGATCGACGACGAGAAGATCCGGCGGGAGTACCGAGAAGCGCTCGAGGACTTCGAGAAGCGCGGCTACCGGGTCTTCGAGGTTCCGATGGAGCGCGAGTGCTTGAAGATCGTCCGCGACCCGCGCCGCGGAAAGAACATGTGGGTTCTCGGGATGCTCTGCGCGCTCTACGGGCGCAACGTGGAGTTCGTCCACGAGGAGATCCGGAAGAAGTTCGCCCGGAAAGGCGAGCAGGTCATCGAGAGCAACCGGAAGCTCGTCGATGCGGGGTACGCGTGGGCGCAGCAGAACATCCCGTTCCGCTTCGAGGTGCCGGCCCAGCCCGCCGAGAAGCCCCGCGTGGTGATGAACGGCAACCAGGCCGTCGCTCTGGGAATCATGGCCTCGGGGATCGAGGTCGTGTCGATGTATCCGATCACCCCCGCGACATCGGTGTCTCACTACCTCGCCGCGAGCTTCGACAAGGCCGGTGGCTTCCTTCACCAGGCCGAGGACGAGATCTCGGCCATCGGTTTCGCCATCGGCGCCTCCTACGCGGGAAAGGTGGCCGCGACCGTGACCTCGGGACCCGGCCTGGCGTTGAAAACCGAGTTCATCGGGCTCGCCGTGATGGCCGAGATCCCCCTGGTGATCGTGGTCGTGCAGCGCGGAGGGCCCTCCACCGGGCTGCCGACTCGGGTGGAGCAGGGAGAGCTGCTGGCGTCGCTGTTCGGATCGCCGGGGGACGTTCCGAAGGTCGTCATCGCCCCCTCGTCGATCGAAGAGTGCTTCCACTTCATCATCACCGCCCGAACGCTGGCGGAGAAGTTCCGCACGCCGGTCATCGTCCTCACCGACGCCAACCTCGCGACCGGACAGCAGCCGTTCACGCGGCCGGAGGTGCGCCCCGAGTGGCTGGCGCCGCCGCTCGACATGGCGCCGTGGGACCGCAACGTGGCCCCCTACGACTGGGATCGGGAAACGGGCCTCTCCCGCCGGCCGATCCCCGGCCAGCGCGGTGGCGAGTACGTGCTCACCGGGCTGGCCCACGACCGGTGGAGCCATGTCGCCTACGAGTCGGCGATCAACCAGGAAGCGATGTCGATGCGCAGCCGCAAGCTGGCGGCGCTCCAGCGCACGCTGAAGCCGCCGAAAGTGTACGGGGATCCGGAGGGTGATCTCCTGGTCGTCGGCTGGGGGTCGACGCGTGGCGCCATCGAGGAAGCGGTCGACCGCGTGCGCGCCGACGGGGGGAGGGTCTCGTCGCTCACGCTCCGGTTCCTCTCTCCCCTGGAGCCGGGTCTCGCCGAGATCTTCCGCCGGTTCAAGCAGGTGATGACCGTCGAGATCAACTACAGCGACGACGGCGACGACCCCGCCGTCACCCGGGAGTCGCGGCGGTTTTCGCAGCTCGCGTGGCTCCTCCGGGCGAAGACGCTGGTCGACGTCGACTGCTGGTCGAGGGTGCCGGGGACGCCTCTGCCTCCGGGACGCATCGAGAAGGAGATCCGCCGCCGCCTGGACGGAGAGAAGGCCGTCCGGCACGAGGAAGCGAAGAATGTACGGACTCAAGGATGA
- a CDS encoding hemerythrin domain-containing protein, with protein sequence MADEVPDGGFPLTGGRRELDEHKACLAAVGRLEACLDRPLDDASTWLGELRERLSELRAILAPHFAEEAEGYLYTEVPARAPGHEAKLDRLRAEHDTILRELDGVSAAAARRGGLERHELREINARAQLLVARIRRHEAEENEIIMSSLWDDIGAAD encoded by the coding sequence ATGGCTGACGAAGTCCCGGATGGGGGGTTCCCGCTCACCGGGGGACGGCGGGAACTCGACGAGCACAAGGCCTGCCTTGCGGCTGTCGGCCGCCTGGAAGCCTGTCTCGACCGTCCTCTGGATGACGCTTCGACCTGGCTGGGGGAGCTCCGCGAACGGCTTTCGGAGTTGAGGGCGATCCTCGCCCCCCATTTCGCCGAAGAGGCGGAGGGCTACCTTTATACAGAGGTTCCCGCCCGCGCACCGGGCCACGAGGCGAAGCTCGACCGGCTCCGGGCCGAGCACGACACGATCCTCCGAGAACTCGACGGCGTCTCGGCGGCCGCGGCGCGACGCGGCGGTCTCGAGCGGCACGAGCTCCGCGAGATCAACGCCCGGGCTCAGTTGCTCGTCGCCCGCATCCGGCGCCACGAGGCGGAGGAGAACGAGATCATCATGAGCAGCCTCTGGGACGACATTGGAGCGGCCGACTGA